In Candidatus Woesearchaeota archaeon, the sequence GTTAGATTTCATAAGTGTTTGCCAAAAGAGTTTTAAATATGGGGTGAACTAGTTACCAAGATGACAGAAAAAATCCATTGTAAACATATTCTTGTGGGCTCTCGCCCTGAAGCTCAAGACATTCTTGAAATGCTTAAAGATGGTGCGCAGTTTGAGGCCATTGCAAGGGAGCGA encodes:
- a CDS encoding peptidylprolyl isomerase → MTEKIHCKHILVGSRPEAQDILEMLKDGAQFEAIARER